The following coding sequences lie in one Streptomyces sp. NBC_00510 genomic window:
- a CDS encoding ROK family protein, whose amino-acid sequence MATPWSTAGHLLELIRTGQATTRGELQRVTGLSRSTVGQRLDQLFAAGWLRTVPGGQSTGGRPSTHLQFDSGHAAVLAADLDTTSARAAVLDLSGRVLAEHTGELLLDQGPERVLDELGRWFAKLLVAAGVPAATVCGVGLSVPGPVDWTTGVVVRPPIMPGWDGYPVPARMQEALARHAGLPASVPVLVDNDANLMALGEQRDSWRDCSAFVLVKVSTGIGAGVVIDGSAFRGIDGGAGDLGHIRLHDASDALCMCGSHGCLAAVASGRALAGQLSALGVPAGSAAQVREHLDAGHPGAVRLAREAGRRCGEVLVTVVTLLNPGVLMIAGDLAETHFVTGVRELLYQRALPRATRNLQVVTSRLGDRAALAGATAMVVEHLYAPDQANERLTAAAPN is encoded by the coding sequence ATGGCTACGCCCTGGAGCACCGCCGGACACCTGCTGGAACTGATCAGGACCGGGCAGGCGACCACCCGTGGGGAACTCCAGCGCGTGACGGGCCTGTCCCGCTCCACCGTCGGCCAGCGGCTGGACCAGCTCTTCGCCGCGGGCTGGCTGCGCACCGTACCCGGCGGGCAGTCCACCGGCGGACGGCCCTCCACGCACCTGCAGTTCGACTCCGGGCACGCCGCCGTGCTCGCCGCCGACCTGGACACCACCAGCGCCCGCGCCGCGGTGCTGGACCTGTCCGGCCGGGTACTCGCCGAGCACACCGGGGAGTTGCTGCTCGACCAGGGCCCGGAGCGGGTGCTGGACGAACTCGGCCGGTGGTTCGCCAAGCTCCTCGTGGCCGCCGGCGTCCCGGCGGCCACGGTGTGCGGCGTCGGCCTGTCGGTGCCCGGCCCCGTCGACTGGACCACCGGCGTGGTGGTCCGGCCGCCGATCATGCCCGGCTGGGACGGCTACCCCGTCCCGGCCCGGATGCAGGAGGCGCTCGCCCGCCACGCCGGACTGCCCGCCTCGGTGCCGGTCCTCGTCGACAACGACGCCAACCTGATGGCCCTGGGCGAGCAGCGCGACTCCTGGCGCGACTGCTCGGCCTTCGTCCTGGTCAAGGTGTCCACCGGCATCGGCGCGGGCGTCGTCATCGACGGCAGCGCCTTTCGCGGGATCGACGGCGGCGCGGGCGACCTCGGGCACATCCGCCTGCACGACGCGTCCGACGCCCTGTGCATGTGCGGCTCCCACGGCTGCCTCGCCGCCGTCGCCAGCGGCCGCGCGCTGGCCGGGCAGCTCAGCGCCCTCGGCGTGCCGGCCGGCTCCGCCGCGCAGGTACGCGAGCACCTCGACGCCGGCCACCCCGGCGCGGTGCGCCTGGCCCGCGAGGCCGGCCGGCGCTGCGGCGAGGTGCTGGTCACGGTCGTGACCCTGCTCAACCCCGGGGTCCTGATGATCGCCGGAGACCTCGCCGAGACCCACTTCGTCACCGGGGTGCGCGAACTGCTCTACCAGCGCGCGCTGCCCCGGGCCACCCGCAACCTGCAGGTCGTGACCTCCCGGCTCGGTGACCGCGCCGCCCTCGCCGGCGCCACCGCCATGGTGGTCGAGCACCTCTACGCCCCGGACCAGGCCAACGAACGCCTGACCGCCGCGGCCCCCAACTGA
- a CDS encoding carbohydrate ABC transporter permease: MASRAQIEDRTFGVLRWVVIAGLAVITIFPFYYMLLLSVKPIDQLLLDPGKLWVGTSELTLDTYRTVLKSVDDGGQGFLRMLGNSALVALGTMLLTLLVSVPGAYAITRLKFFGGRQVSALFLAVYLFPATLLAVPLFVIFARIGLQGSLFGLAIVYIAQTVPVSIYMLKNYFITIPESIEEAAALDGASRLQTVRKVVLPLAAPSLMATGLYVFMIAWNEFLFALLFLAAEPGKWTVSLGLQQLANGIEVPKTVLMAGSVVLTLPVVLLFYAAERLLTEGLTSGADKS, from the coding sequence ATGGCCAGTCGCGCACAGATCGAGGACCGCACCTTCGGGGTCCTTCGCTGGGTGGTGATCGCCGGACTCGCGGTCATCACGATCTTCCCCTTCTACTACATGCTGCTGCTCTCGGTGAAGCCGATCGACCAGCTGCTGCTCGACCCCGGCAAGCTCTGGGTCGGCACCTCCGAGCTCACGCTCGACACCTACCGCACCGTCCTCAAGTCGGTCGACGACGGTGGCCAGGGCTTCCTGCGGATGCTCGGCAACTCCGCCCTGGTGGCGCTCGGCACCATGCTGCTGACCCTGCTGGTGTCGGTCCCGGGCGCCTACGCCATCACCCGCCTGAAGTTCTTCGGCGGCCGGCAGGTGAGCGCGCTGTTCCTGGCCGTCTACCTCTTCCCGGCGACGCTGCTCGCGGTGCCGCTGTTCGTCATCTTCGCCCGGATCGGCCTGCAGGGCAGCCTGTTCGGCCTCGCGATCGTCTACATCGCGCAGACCGTGCCGGTGTCCATCTACATGCTGAAGAACTACTTCATCACCATCCCGGAGAGCATCGAGGAGGCCGCCGCCCTCGACGGCGCCTCGCGGCTGCAGACCGTGCGCAAGGTCGTCCTGCCGCTGGCCGCCCCGTCGTTGATGGCCACCGGGCTGTACGTCTTCATGATCGCCTGGAACGAGTTCCTCTTCGCGCTGCTGTTCCTCGCCGCCGAACCCGGTAAGTGGACGGTCTCCCTGGGACTGCAGCAACTGGCCAACGGCATCGAGGTGCCGAAGACCGTCCTCATGGCAGGCTCCGTCGTGCTGACGCTTCCCGTGGTACTCCTTTTCTACGCGGCCGAACGGCTCCTCACCGAGGGCCTGACCAGCGGCGCGGACAAGAGCTGA
- a CDS encoding sugar ABC transporter permease → MSTAQSTQQRRTPEADTANTKSQRPLTLAQRENRAGLAFVSPTLLVVLVVVVLPIAWTVLLAFQHARLVDIQGMGFLSNWTWGNFGEVFTSPGFWTSLWTTLVYTVGATAGSIVLGLIAALALRRPFRGRALLRGTMLLPYVAPVVAVTFVWEIALSPQFGIVNEVGTKLFGWDEPVAFLSTRSQEISLLGWHVHVPLALLTVIAFETWRYFPFAFLFLMARLQAVPEGLEEAAVVDGATITQRFRHILLPQLMPVIALLSVLRFILTFNKFDDIYLLTGGGSGTDVVAVRVYDFLTARYDVGAAAAQALVLAAILAVLLGIYFKFFAKKVQEEA, encoded by the coding sequence ATGAGCACCGCACAGAGCACACAGCAGCGGAGAACGCCGGAGGCGGACACCGCGAACACCAAGTCCCAGCGCCCGCTGACCCTGGCCCAGCGGGAGAACCGCGCCGGACTCGCCTTCGTCTCGCCCACCCTCCTGGTGGTCCTGGTCGTCGTGGTCCTGCCGATCGCCTGGACCGTCCTGCTGGCCTTCCAGCACGCCCGGCTGGTCGACATCCAGGGCATGGGCTTCCTGTCCAACTGGACCTGGGGCAACTTCGGCGAGGTCTTCACCTCGCCCGGCTTCTGGACCTCGCTGTGGACCACCCTGGTCTACACCGTCGGCGCCACCGCCGGCTCCATCGTCCTCGGCCTGATCGCGGCGCTCGCGCTGCGCCGCCCCTTCCGCGGCCGGGCCCTGCTGCGCGGCACCATGCTGCTGCCCTACGTCGCGCCCGTCGTCGCCGTGACCTTCGTCTGGGAGATCGCGCTCAGCCCGCAGTTCGGCATCGTGAACGAGGTCGGCACCAAGCTGTTCGGCTGGGACGAGCCGGTCGCCTTCCTGTCCACCAGGTCCCAGGAGATCTCGCTCCTCGGGTGGCACGTGCACGTGCCGCTGGCCCTGCTCACCGTGATCGCCTTCGAGACCTGGCGCTACTTCCCGTTCGCGTTCCTGTTCCTGATGGCCCGTCTGCAGGCGGTCCCGGAGGGGCTGGAGGAGGCCGCCGTCGTCGACGGTGCCACCATCACGCAGCGGTTCCGCCACATCCTCCTGCCCCAGCTGATGCCGGTCATCGCCCTGCTGTCGGTGCTGCGCTTCATCCTCACCTTCAACAAGTTCGACGACATCTACCTGCTCACGGGCGGCGGCTCGGGCACCGACGTGGTCGCGGTACGCGTCTACGACTTCCTCACCGCCCGCTACGACGTGGGCGCCGCCGCGGCCCAAGCCCTCGTCCTCGCCGCGATCCTCGCCGTGCTGCTCGGCATCTACTTCAAGTTCTTCGCCAAGAAGGTTCAGGAGGAGGCGTGA
- a CDS encoding extracellular solute-binding protein translates to MRMWSRRSRALASGLAAVMGIGVMSGCAAQDNGKPDNKITVWSLENLTDRVEATKKTIAAFEKESGVKVNLVGVDEGQLPQLIMSAAAAGTLPDVIGGIPLAPVWQMYSNGLLNTDATKKIVDDLGSGTFNSNALKLTGDGATRLGVPSDAWMQILVYRKDLFAKAGLAAPDSYDAMLKAARKLNSGGTSGISLSTDPSDVFTQQSFEDIALANGCELADAKGDVTLDSPQCERAFDAYDKLAGEYGAPGTQTVDTTRATYFAGRSSMIVWSTFLLDELAGLRNDALPSCAQCKKDPQYLSDNSGIVTALSGPDAAKPAQFGEVSSWVVTKTAETAASEKFIEFMMGDGYQGWFGMAPEGKIPVRAGTADDPQKYLKAWRASDMGVDTKKSMEEVFSPQLLDELAAGVGNMKRWGITQGQGALVGATIGELPIPKAVGDMTTGQTSPQEAAEEADEEVASLQKSLQ, encoded by the coding sequence ATGCGCATGTGGTCCCGACGGTCGAGGGCGCTGGCGAGCGGCTTGGCCGCCGTAATGGGAATCGGGGTGATGTCCGGCTGCGCGGCGCAGGACAACGGGAAACCCGACAACAAGATCACCGTCTGGAGCCTGGAGAACCTCACCGACCGCGTGGAGGCGACGAAGAAGACCATCGCCGCCTTCGAGAAGGAGTCCGGGGTCAAGGTGAACCTGGTCGGGGTCGACGAGGGACAGCTGCCGCAGCTGATCATGTCGGCCGCCGCCGCGGGCACCCTCCCCGACGTCATCGGCGGCATACCCCTCGCGCCGGTCTGGCAGATGTACAGCAACGGCCTGCTGAACACCGACGCCACGAAGAAGATCGTCGACGATCTGGGGTCCGGTACCTTCAACAGCAACGCCCTCAAGCTGACCGGCGACGGCGCCACCCGCCTCGGCGTGCCCAGCGACGCCTGGATGCAGATCCTCGTCTACCGCAAGGACCTCTTCGCCAAGGCGGGTCTCGCCGCCCCCGACAGCTACGACGCGATGCTCAAGGCCGCGCGGAAGCTCAACAGCGGCGGCACCAGCGGCATCTCGCTCTCCACCGACCCCAGTGACGTCTTCACCCAGCAGAGCTTCGAGGACATCGCCCTCGCCAACGGCTGCGAACTCGCCGACGCCAAGGGCGACGTCACCCTCGACAGCCCGCAGTGCGAGCGCGCCTTCGACGCCTACGACAAGCTCGCCGGCGAATATGGCGCCCCCGGCACCCAGACCGTGGACACCACCCGGGCCACCTACTTCGCCGGCCGCTCCTCCATGATCGTCTGGTCCACCTTCCTCCTCGACGAGCTGGCCGGGCTGCGCAACGACGCCCTGCCCAGCTGCGCCCAGTGCAAGAAGGACCCGCAGTACCTCTCCGACAACAGCGGGATCGTCACCGCGCTGAGCGGTCCCGACGCCGCCAAGCCCGCCCAGTTCGGCGAGGTCTCCTCGTGGGTCGTGACCAAGACCGCCGAGACCGCCGCCTCGGAGAAGTTCATCGAGTTCATGATGGGCGACGGCTACCAGGGCTGGTTCGGCATGGCCCCCGAGGGCAAGATCCCCGTCCGGGCCGGAACCGCCGATGATCCGCAGAAGTACCTCAAGGCCTGGCGGGCCAGCGACATGGGCGTGGACACCAAGAAGTCCATGGAAGAGGTCTTCTCCCCGCAGCTGCTCGACGAACTCGCCGCCGGCGTCGGCAACATGAAGCGCTGGGGCATCACCCAGGGCCAGGGCGCACTCGTGGGCGCCACCATCGGCGAACTGCCCATCCCCAAGGCGGTGGGTGACATGACCACCGGCCAGACCTCCCCCCAGGAGGCGGCCGAGGAGGCCGACGAGGAAGTCGCGTCCCTGCAGAAGTCCCTCCAGTGA
- a CDS encoding zinc-binding alcohol dehydrogenase, with amino-acid sequence MERVVQFTGPRQVEVAPSESVPLPPGHLRVRTRYSGISAGTELTAYRGTNPYLTRTWDPEARLFREGAAGIEYPVAGWGYSEVGEVTEVSPELTDVPGMPAVGDLVWGIWGHRSEGVVPAERMVGHVLPAGLEPLAGAFARVGAIAYNAVLGADVHLGEDVAVFGQGVIGLLTTRLAQLNGARVTAVDALDVRLAKAAEYGATTTLNARTDAVAERIRAATDGRGADVAIEISGAYPALHDALRSVAVGGRVVASGFYQGDGVGLRLGDEFHHNRVQLICSQIGGVPPQLSGRWSVERLQQTFLRLVAEGRVDVKSLVSHVVPVADAAEAYVLLDERPADALQVVLEF; translated from the coding sequence GTGGAACGCGTAGTCCAGTTCACCGGCCCCCGTCAGGTGGAGGTCGCCCCGAGCGAGTCAGTCCCCCTGCCCCCTGGCCATCTGCGCGTACGAACCCGCTACTCCGGCATCTCGGCGGGCACCGAGCTCACCGCGTACCGCGGCACCAACCCGTACCTGACCCGCACCTGGGACCCGGAGGCGCGCCTGTTCCGCGAGGGCGCGGCGGGCATCGAGTACCCCGTCGCGGGCTGGGGGTACTCCGAGGTCGGCGAGGTGACGGAAGTCTCACCCGAGCTCACGGACGTCCCCGGCATGCCCGCCGTGGGCGACCTCGTCTGGGGCATCTGGGGCCACCGCAGCGAGGGCGTCGTGCCCGCCGAGCGCATGGTCGGGCACGTGCTCCCGGCCGGCCTGGAGCCGCTGGCCGGTGCCTTCGCCCGCGTCGGGGCGATCGCGTACAACGCCGTCCTCGGCGCCGACGTCCACCTCGGTGAGGACGTCGCCGTCTTCGGCCAGGGCGTCATCGGGCTGCTCACCACCCGGCTCGCCCAGTTGAACGGCGCCCGCGTCACCGCGGTCGACGCGCTCGACGTCCGCCTCGCCAAGGCCGCGGAGTACGGCGCGACGACCACCCTCAACGCCCGCACGGACGCGGTCGCCGAGCGGATCCGCGCCGCCACCGACGGCCGCGGCGCCGACGTCGCCATCGAGATCAGCGGCGCCTACCCGGCCCTGCACGACGCCCTGCGCTCGGTCGCGGTCGGCGGGCGCGTCGTGGCCTCCGGCTTCTACCAGGGCGACGGCGTGGGCCTGCGGCTCGGCGACGAGTTCCACCACAACCGCGTGCAGCTGATCTGCTCCCAGATCGGCGGGGTCCCGCCGCAGCTCAGCGGGCGCTGGAGCGTCGAACGCCTCCAGCAGACCTTCCTGCGGCTGGTCGCCGAGGGCCGCGTCGACGTGAAGTCCCTCGTCAGCCATGTCGTCCCGGTCGCCGACGCGGCCGAAGCCTACGTCCTGCTGGATGAGCGTCCCGCCGACGCGCTCCAGGTCGTCCTGGAGTTCTGA
- a CDS encoding sugar phosphate isomerase/epimerase has protein sequence MFKTACQEQLLPGDTLQQKWEFAQEAGYDAIELRGKGDLHFRDRLPELRRAQADGVVMPTVCVDMLHFFGAFDPDLRRDALAQMKSQLSVIAELGGRGAQTPASYGMFSRRLPPFEPPRSEEEDREVLLAGLTELGEHARAEGVTLFLEPLNRYEDHMVNRLEQAADLIRTVGLDSVRIGIDSYHMNIEETDPAAAILAVAPLIGHAQVSDSNRFQPGAGHLDWPAWLGALDAAGYDGYLAAECRLTGDPVDAVRSVPAFLHRAAG, from the coding sequence ATGTTCAAGACCGCTTGCCAGGAACAGCTACTGCCCGGTGACACCCTCCAGCAGAAGTGGGAGTTCGCCCAGGAAGCCGGCTACGACGCCATCGAACTGCGCGGCAAGGGCGACCTCCACTTCCGCGACCGGCTCCCCGAACTGCGCAGGGCCCAGGCCGACGGAGTCGTCATGCCGACCGTCTGCGTCGACATGCTGCACTTCTTCGGCGCCTTCGACCCCGACCTGCGCCGTGACGCCCTCGCCCAGATGAAGTCGCAGCTCAGCGTCATCGCCGAACTCGGCGGCCGCGGCGCCCAGACCCCCGCCTCGTACGGCATGTTCTCCCGCCGGCTGCCGCCCTTCGAGCCGCCGCGCAGCGAGGAGGAGGACCGCGAGGTGCTCCTTGCGGGTCTGACGGAACTGGGCGAGCACGCCCGCGCCGAGGGTGTCACGCTCTTCCTGGAGCCCCTCAACCGCTACGAGGACCACATGGTCAACCGGCTGGAGCAGGCCGCCGACCTGATCCGCACCGTGGGTCTGGACTCGGTGCGCATCGGGATCGACAGCTACCACATGAACATCGAGGAGACCGATCCCGCGGCGGCCATCCTGGCCGTGGCACCGCTGATCGGCCACGCCCAGGTCAGCGACTCCAACCGCTTCCAGCCCGGCGCCGGCCACCTGGACTGGCCGGCCTGGCTCGGGGCGCTGGACGCCGCCGGGTACGACGGCTACCTGGCCGCGGAGTGCCGTCTGACCGGTGACCCCGTCGACGCCGTGCGGTCCGTCCCCGCGTTCCTGCACCGGGCCGCCGGATGA
- a CDS encoding aminotransferase, with translation MTVERLLVHRGTFASTSRSGDITGRRGDTPDGLFLRDARHLSRWRLTADGVAPSLLTSSDDGFVLTPEGGRDEPPAYSLFRRQAVVAGALTERVRVVSNRAEPATVEIALEVDADFADQFELRGDHRHYDKADGRRTVEDRPDGVTFRYRRGEDWDARTTVTASPAPAEVRRPAPEGTARLLTWRLSLPGHGAAELALSVRAVPHGAAEPAAPPDPMAVRNRHAAEEDGFVQARPRPRSLTNWDELARACAAGLADLARLRVPATGPAGEPLLVPAAGIPWFLTLFGRDSLLTSLFALPYRPELAADTLLALAATQGTRHDAARLEQPGRIVHEVRHGELAHFRQVPYGRYYGSADATPLFLVLLEAHSAATGDPRLARRLEPHARAAVEWMFRDGGLGGSGYLRYTSDAARGGLAHQNWKDSEGAICFADGRRPEGALAVAEVQGYAYDALVRTARLARTVWGDAEEAARLEKAAADLRERFRRDFWMSGPDFPALALDGEDRHVDALASDAGHLLWSGILDPADARTVGRRLLQPDFFSGWGVRTLASGQAPYHPLSYHRGSIWPHDNAVVVLGLARSGLAEEASKIAHGLVQAAAAHDWRLPEVMAGYGRDEHPVPVPYPHSCSPQAWAAATPLALLTALNGGPEALR, from the coding sequence ATGACCGTCGAACGTCTGCTGGTCCACCGCGGCACCTTCGCCTCCACCAGCCGCTCCGGCGACATCACCGGACGCCGTGGCGACACCCCGGACGGCCTCTTCCTCCGCGACGCCCGGCACCTGAGCCGCTGGCGGCTCACCGCGGACGGCGTCGCGCCGTCCCTGCTGACCTCCTCCGACGACGGTTTCGTGCTCACCCCGGAGGGCGGCCGGGACGAACCTCCCGCGTACTCGCTCTTCCGCCGGCAGGCCGTCGTGGCGGGTGCGCTCACCGAGCGCGTCCGCGTGGTCAGCAACCGCGCGGAGCCGGCGACGGTGGAGATCGCGCTGGAGGTGGACGCCGACTTCGCGGACCAGTTCGAGCTGCGGGGCGACCACCGGCACTACGACAAGGCCGACGGCCGGCGCACCGTCGAGGACCGGCCGGACGGCGTCACCTTCCGCTACCGGCGCGGCGAGGACTGGGACGCGCGGACCACCGTCACCGCCTCCCCCGCCCCCGCGGAAGTCCGCCGGCCCGCGCCGGAAGGCACCGCACGCCTGCTCACCTGGCGGCTGTCCCTGCCCGGACACGGTGCGGCCGAGCTCGCCCTGAGCGTCCGGGCGGTGCCCCACGGCGCCGCGGAACCGGCCGCTCCCCCGGACCCGATGGCGGTCCGCAACCGGCATGCCGCCGAGGAGGACGGCTTCGTCCAGGCGCGGCCGCGGCCGCGTTCGCTCACCAACTGGGACGAGCTCGCGCGGGCCTGCGCGGCGGGCCTGGCCGACCTGGCCCGGCTCCGCGTACCGGCGACGGGCCCGGCGGGCGAGCCGCTGCTGGTGCCCGCGGCCGGCATCCCCTGGTTCCTCACCCTCTTCGGCCGCGATTCGCTGCTCACCTCGCTGTTCGCGCTGCCGTACCGGCCGGAGCTGGCCGCCGACACCCTCCTCGCGCTGGCGGCCACCCAGGGCACCCGGCACGACGCGGCCCGCCTCGAGCAGCCGGGCAGGATCGTGCACGAGGTCCGGCACGGCGAACTCGCCCACTTCCGGCAGGTGCCTTACGGCCGCTACTACGGCAGTGCCGACGCCACGCCGCTGTTCCTGGTGCTGCTGGAGGCCCACAGCGCGGCGACCGGCGATCCGCGGCTCGCACGGCGCCTGGAGCCGCACGCCCGTGCCGCGGTGGAGTGGATGTTCCGCGACGGCGGGCTGGGCGGGAGCGGCTACCTCCGCTACACCTCCGACGCCGCGCGCGGCGGGCTGGCGCACCAGAACTGGAAGGACTCCGAAGGGGCCATCTGCTTCGCCGACGGCCGCCGGCCCGAGGGCGCGCTCGCCGTCGCCGAGGTCCAGGGCTACGCCTACGACGCCCTGGTCCGCACCGCGCGCCTGGCCCGGACCGTGTGGGGCGACGCCGAGGAGGCGGCCCGGCTCGAGAAGGCCGCGGCGGACCTGCGGGAACGGTTCCGCCGGGACTTCTGGATGAGCGGCCCGGACTTCCCCGCCCTCGCCCTGGACGGCGAGGACCGGCACGTCGACGCCCTCGCCTCGGACGCCGGGCACCTACTGTGGTCCGGCATCCTCGACCCCGCCGACGCGCGGACGGTGGGTCGGCGCCTGCTGCAGCCCGACTTCTTCTCCGGCTGGGGGGTGCGCACCCTGGCGTCGGGCCAGGCCCCTTACCACCCGCTGTCGTACCACCGCGGCAGCATCTGGCCGCACGACAACGCGGTCGTCGTGCTGGGGCTGGCGCGCAGCGGTCTGGCGGAGGAGGCCTCAAAGATCGCCCACGGGCTGGTCCAGGCGGCCGCCGCGCACGACTGGCGGCTGCCGGAGGTGATGGCCGGGTACGGGCGGGACGAGCACCCGGTCCCCGTGCCGTATCCGCACTCCTGCTCGCCGCAGGCCTGGGCCGCGGCCACGCCTCTGGCACTGCTCACCGCGCTCAACGGCGGCCCCGAGGCTCTGCGCTGA
- a CDS encoding oxidoreductase codes for MTTWFITGASRGFGLEIARQALERGDNVVATARTPRAVEEALAAHADRLLAVPLDVNDEEQARAAVEAAVERFGTIDVLVNNAGRGLLGAVEETSDAEARAVFDTNVFGLLTVTRAVLPVMRARRSGRIVNLSSVGGFVGWAGWGLYCATKFSVEAVTEALRLELAPLGIQATAIEPGPFRTDFLDSSSLHRTERVIEDYQESAGGMRDWADDSNHAQDGDPVKAAAAIITVARAEEMPARIPLGKASLADVEDKLAGVAREIATWRDLALSTDFTS; via the coding sequence ATGACGACGTGGTTCATCACCGGCGCATCCCGCGGGTTCGGCCTGGAAATCGCCCGGCAGGCCCTCGAGCGGGGCGACAACGTCGTGGCCACCGCCCGTACCCCCCGCGCCGTGGAGGAGGCCCTCGCGGCCCACGCCGACCGGCTGCTGGCCGTACCGCTCGACGTGAACGACGAGGAGCAGGCCCGGGCCGCCGTCGAGGCGGCGGTCGAGCGGTTCGGCACGATCGACGTCCTCGTCAACAACGCGGGCAGGGGCCTGCTCGGCGCGGTGGAGGAGACCAGCGACGCCGAGGCGCGCGCGGTGTTCGACACCAACGTCTTCGGACTGCTGACCGTGACCCGTGCCGTCCTGCCCGTCATGCGGGCCCGGCGTTCCGGACGGATCGTCAACCTCAGCTCGGTCGGCGGATTCGTCGGGTGGGCCGGCTGGGGCCTTTACTGCGCGACCAAGTTCTCCGTCGAGGCCGTGACCGAGGCCCTGCGGCTGGAGCTCGCGCCGCTCGGCATCCAGGCGACCGCCATCGAGCCCGGCCCGTTCCGGACGGACTTCCTGGACTCCTCCTCGCTGCACCGCACCGAGCGGGTCATCGAGGACTACCAGGAGAGCGCGGGAGGCATGCGCGACTGGGCCGACGACAGCAACCACGCCCAGGACGGCGACCCGGTGAAGGCGGCGGCCGCCATCATCACCGTCGCCCGGGCGGAGGAGATGCCGGCCCGGATCCCGCTGGGCAAGGCCAGCCTCGCCGACGTGGAGGACAAGCTCGCGGGAGTGGCCCGCGAGATCGCGACGTGGCGGGACCTCGCCCTGTCCACCGACTTCACCTCGTGA
- a CDS encoding helix-turn-helix transcriptional regulator, which translates to MSQRNASNTTLGDFLRACRSRVNPGDVGLPDDGRHRRVPGLRREELAQLANVSVDYVVRLEQGRTVHVSTAVLESLARALRLRPDERDYLLRVAAAGAEPSSSALPRIRPQTQTLLDGLQEYPALLLSHRLDVLGWNPLGAALITDFAAVPEPQRNLVRMAFLDPAFRELYADWRTVARECVAYLRMGAARDPQDPRLKALVRELSDADADFRRWWSDHRVRTRAAGQKTFRHPVAGTMTLDFQSLVVGDDPDQTVFVYTAQPGTPAHEALRFLATWSASPAAVRP; encoded by the coding sequence ATGAGTCAGCGGAACGCTTCGAACACCACGCTGGGTGACTTCCTGCGGGCGTGCCGTTCCCGGGTGAACCCCGGAGACGTGGGCCTGCCGGACGACGGGCGGCACCGCCGGGTGCCGGGACTCCGGCGGGAGGAGCTGGCGCAGCTGGCCAACGTGAGCGTGGACTACGTGGTGCGCCTGGAGCAGGGCCGTACGGTGCACGTCTCGACGGCGGTGCTGGAGTCGCTCGCGCGGGCGCTGCGCCTGCGGCCCGACGAGCGCGACTACCTGCTGCGGGTCGCCGCGGCCGGCGCCGAACCGTCCTCCTCCGCGCTGCCGCGCATCCGGCCGCAGACGCAGACCCTGCTCGACGGGCTGCAGGAGTACCCGGCCCTGCTGCTGAGCCACCGGCTGGACGTCCTGGGCTGGAACCCGCTGGGCGCGGCGCTGATCACCGACTTCGCCGCCGTTCCGGAACCGCAACGCAACCTGGTGCGCATGGCCTTCCTGGACCCGGCCTTCCGCGAGCTGTACGCGGACTGGCGGACCGTCGCCCGCGAGTGCGTCGCCTACCTCCGCATGGGCGCGGCGCGCGACCCGCAGGACCCGCGGCTGAAGGCGCTGGTGCGGGAACTCTCCGACGCCGACGCCGACTTCCGCCGCTGGTGGTCGGACCACCGGGTGCGGACCCGGGCCGCGGGCCAGAAGACCTTCCGGCACCCGGTCGCCGGCACCATGACGCTGGACTTCCAGAGCCTCGTCGTGGGCGACGACCCGGACCAGACCGTCTTCGTCTACACCGCGCAGCCCGGCACACCGGCGCACGAGGCCCTGCGCTTCCTGGCCACCTGGTCGGCGAGCCCCGCCGCCGTGCGCCCGTGA